The Leishmania panamensis strain MHOM/PA/94/PSC-1 chromosome 5 sequence genomic sequence AaggcccccccctccttaGGAAAAGCCGAGGGGCGGCCCCCAACATCACAAGCAAATGGTCGCTGAGCGCCCCCACGCCACCTTTAAGCCACTCgcgagaggaaggcgagggggCTCCCTAGAGCACACCCATTTGTCAAGGCGGAGAACGGTTTCTTTCCATACGACCCTTACACGGGTTTCTCGACGTTCGAAAAGCCGTTTGGCTCACTTCCATTCAAAGcccttttgctttcttgAAATATCCCGCCAGTGACAAGTTTTTGCTGAAGCCCACTCCGTGCTGCTCGGCTAAATTTCACATTAGCGAAACACGTTGACTCTTGAAAGCGCCTTGACTAGTAGAGATGCGATCTGCTCCACCCCATTGTCTCGGTTGCCCTTATGACTCTCATACACGAATCGCCACAGATGTCTCATTCTCCACTCCCACTCACTTTCCCTCTCATTTCCTGACCTCTTCGTTTCCTTTCGACCTGCACTTTGTTGCCAACTGTGCTAAAGAAAAGAAGCTATTTTTATCTAGAGGCACTCTATTTCTCAATATTCACTCGAAAAGCACCTCATTCTGTAGCCGCACCGTTCATTCTTTTCGGCCAACTATTGCCTCAACGATGGCTGAGGAAGGAGCTATGGATATTCGCCTGGTGCTGAAGGGCCCCAACGGCGAGTTCAAAGTGGACCGAGATCTTTATGTCATTGTCCATTGTGACGACGGCAAGTACATCGAGGTGTCGAGAAACTACACTCAGCAGTGCCCATTCATCGAGGAAGCCGAGGATGAGATCCCAGAGTTTCGCTTCCCAGCCGCAGTGCTGGAGCATCTTATCCGCTGGGCAGTGCACTACGGTGTAGAGGGCCATGCTGCTAGCCCGATGACCCGCCCATGCATTTACCGTGATTTCTCCTACGTTGTGACGGACCAGTGGGATAATGACTTCTTCAACCAACGACTTTGCTCTCCTCTGAATCAGAAGCATTACCTACTGACAATGACGGCGGCTGAGCAGTTCGGCATGCAGGGACTGCTCGATTTCATGTCCATCGGCCTTGGGTGCAAGCTCCGCAGCAAGGACGACAGCGGTATCATTCATGAGGTCATGGGCCTTGATAAAGAGACGGAAATCACGAGCGAGGATTTGTCCGATGTCTCGAAGGACTACCCTTGGTTTGATGATGCTGTAAAGGCCACAACGAAGAAATGAGATGATGAtgaaagcagcagcattgAAAGGCACCCCGGTTACGTTATTGTGTCGACATGTGCACAATCAAAGGAGGTAATTTtcagaaaaaaaatgatTTGCAATGCAAGGCATTGGAAGAGGAAATTACTAAggttttttttgtgtttgtgttcATTGGTAAAGTAACAGGAAGCCCTCTGCATTACCTCCAAAGTAAGTTGACGACCTGAAGGTAAAAAGCACATGATCGAAGACATATGTCTATGCATGGCACTCTTTGCTGAGTTGCAGCATTGTTTACGGGTATGATAAATCAAATGTGAGTATACTGTTCAAGGCAAAGACACGCGTATGCTTGTTTTGCTGTACTATCACCCGAGAGAGCAGCTGTCAAGCACCTATCCTGTCCTGGTTTCGGTGATGACAACGTCGGCAAGCATGAGCATGCCAACTAGCTTTCTATGAATGCATTATTTCTAATatcttttttgtgtgttaTTTTTTCGATCACATATTGTACATTTTGTTCTCTACAATGCTGAACTTTGCACTGCCATATACAACTGAATTCATTATCGCGCAATGGGATTATTTTGAAacataaaaaaaaacacagtATAAATTTATAATCTACAATTTCACTCACATTTTAACCACTGCCAAATAACAAAGGAGGAAACTGACTCGCCATTTGACCCCAGACGCGTCAGCACTACtattccttttttttttgtcagCAGagtgcttctctctgtcggGGACCTGCCCCTCGAATGCACTAATTCAACGGCGATCCTCTCAATTTTCATtgattttttcttttttcacCTACCAAAAGAAATGGGCAAGCCAGGCAAAAAAGCCGGGAAGGGGCTCCTCACCCCCACCAACCCCAACCGGCGCACCGACCCAAACAAGACCAGTCTTCGAGATCAACGCACTATTAAGCGGCTGAAAATGTACAAGTCAAAAATCAAACGTGACGAAAAGGGCAACATTATCAAGGGAAGTGTGCTCACAGCATCTGATCGCATTGAGAAGCAGATGGCACGTATTGCACCTGACCGCCGCTGGTTTGGTAACACCCGGACCATCGGCCAGGAGGCACTTCAGAAATTCCGCGAAGAAATGGGAGCCAAGTACAGGGACCCGTACAGCGTCATCATCAAGCAATCCAAGTTGCCGCTGAGCCTTCTAGAAGAGCCGAAGAACACCGACGGAAGTATCCGCAAAGAAATGGTGTGGGACAAAACGTTTGGTGACAAGGCGAACCGCAAGCGTGTGCGACTCAATGCTGTGGATATGTCAGCCTTGGCCACAGAGGCTAACGTCAAGGGGGACAACTACGACTgcaacaaaaaagagaaggaccgCGATTTGATGAAGGGAGTGCACAAGGATCGCAACGATAAAACCAGGAACGGCATTTTGATGACCAAAGGTCAATCAAACCGAATTTGGTGCGAGCTGTATAAAGTGATTGACAGTTCGGACGTAGTGTTGTACGTCGTCGACGCGCGCGATCCAATGGGTACGCGAAGCGCTTTTCTGGAGGATTTCATGCGTCGCGAAAAAATATATAAACACTTTGTTCTGGTGTTAAACAAGTGCGATTTAGTCCCTCTGTGGGCAACAGCTCGCTGGCTCCAGATTCTCAGCAAGGATTATCCCACCATCGCCTTCCATGCCAGTGTAAATCATCCTTTCGGCAAAGGTAACGTCATTTCTTTGCTCCGGCAATTCGCGCGTCTGCACAACGTGACACACCGCGGCAACAAGCGCACCAAGACACCGATTTCGGTAGGTGTGATCGGTTACCCGAATGTAGGAAAGAGCTCGCTGATTAATACACTACGTCGTAAATCCGTCTGCAAAGTGGCGCCCATTCCTGGTGAGACAAAGGTGTGGCAGTATGTTGCGCTGACACGGAGTATCTTCCTCATTGACTGCCCCGGTGTGGTGTACGACCGCGAGTCAAACAACGATGTCCAGGCGGTGCTCAAGGgtgttgtgcgtgtggagcGTCTCGGAAATGCGGACAAGACAGATGTGGTGGACACCGTGTTGAAGATTGTCAAGCATCGCGATATTGTGGCCACATATAGCGTCAAAGAATGGCGTGATGTTGTTGATTTTCTCGAAAAGCTCGCAAAGCTACGCGGAAAGCTGGTCGCTGGAGGGGAGCCGGACGtggaagctgctgcgcgcatgGTCTTGTACGATTGGCAGCGCGGGCGTCTGCCGTGGTTTAACGCGCCGCCGTTCGAGTCCAATAAACACTACCGTGATGCAACTGAGCAGCCTCAGGCAAAACAAATGAAGTTGATTGAGCATTACAGCTCTTTTAACGTGGTTGATGACACCATGAATAATGGCGATGAAGAGCaggaagacgacgaggcTAGCGTAGCTGACAGCAGTGAGGAGACTGTGAATAACACGACTGACGATGCCCCAGTCGACAGAGATAGTCGAGTGGAGAacgaggagaacgaggagaaAGCGATCAAGCCTTCGAAGGCGAATAAGACAGAGAAACTCTCTACGAAGAAGGGACGCACACAGCGGTCAGTGGGGATCGGTCATGAGGAGATGGCAACAGTGGCCACGTATTTGCGtgagcaggaggagaaacaacGGAAAGTcaagcagcaggagaagcggAGAGCCGCGcgcgaggagcaggagggcgTGGAGGCTTTTGTAGCTGACGCCGAGCACGAGAGCGACGACGCGCTTTGGGCGCAATTCTTAGCCGCTGCCAAGGAGTAATGCAACGAAAAGTGTGAAtttgcgttttttttttctgacGTCTCCTCTGCCAGGCATCATGGGCGATCTTCTCGCGTCTCGTTGATCACAGTATCCGAGACACAGCTGTTACCGTTGCTGTTTTACATCCAACCACCCGCTG encodes the following:
- a CDS encoding hypothetical protein (TriTrypDB/GeneDB-style sysID: LpmP.05.0440), with translation MAEEGAMDIRLVLKGPNGEFKVDRDLYVIVHCDDGKYIEVSRNYTQQCPFIEEAEDEIPEFRFPAAVLEHLIRWAVHYGVEGHAASPMTRPCIYRDFSYVVTDQWDNDFFNQRLCSPLNQKHYLLTMTAAEQFGMQGLLDFMSIGLGCKLRSKDDSGIIHEVMGLDKETEITSEDLSDVSKDYPWFDDAVKATTKK
- a CDS encoding GTPase, putative (TriTrypDB/GeneDB-style sysID: LpmP.05.0450), with translation MGKPGKKAGKGLLTPTNPNRRTDPNKTSLRDQRTIKRLKMYKSKIKRDEKGNIIKGSVLTASDRIEKQMARIAPDRRWFGNTRTIGQEALQKFREEMGAKYRDPYSVIIKQSKLPLSLLEEPKNTDGSIRKEMVWDKTFGDKANRKRVRLNAVDMSALATEANVKGDNYDCNKKEKDRDLMKGVHKDRNDKTRNGILMTKGQSNRIWCELYKVIDSSDVVLYVVDARDPMGTRSAFLEDFMRREKIYKHFVLVLNKCDLVPLWATARWLQILSKDYPTIAFHASVNHPFGKGNVISLLRQFARLHNVTHRGNKRTKTPISVGVIGYPNVGKSSLINTLRRKSVCKVAPIPGETKVWQYVALTRSIFLIDCPGVVYDRESNNDVQAVLKGVVRVERLGNADKTDVVDTVLKIVKHRDIVATYSVKEWRDVVDFLEKLAKLRGKLVAGGEPDVEAAARMVLYDWQRGRLPWFNAPPFESNKHYRDATEQPQAKQMKLIEHYSSFNVVDDTMNNGDEEQEDDEASVADSSEETVNNTTDDAPVDRDSRVENEENEEKAIKPSKANKTEKLSTKKGRTQRSVGIGHEEMATVATYLREQEEKQRKVKQQEKRRAAREEQEGVEAFVADAEHESDDALWAQFLAAAKE